From Vanrija pseudolonga chromosome 1, complete sequence, a single genomic window includes:
- the YBR241C_0 gene encoding putative metabolite transport protein: MPSSKVYRAIAWACLASWFYGYHITELNFPAQSLTCYARPNEVTPLLPNCIGLDQTRYGIVTAMLTAGGLVGSALSDRVVSSEGIAGGIVWTGWLNLFGALLMAGAPNWLVMLLGRFVAGLACGLAVCLVPPFLATIARSTPELAGRTGQIGTLHQLAIVLGICSSQIIGLLLTGPKGDKPGAWRYVCLVPGAASLIQIGMAAQSPHGDAKVAPPRRDEEERAGTPTPGGYGASDEAAAPLLGDAAPTAATHANSSDHQLSIRDLLSTPALRRPALLVTAVLSLQQFSGVNAVLFYSTPVLLALSRPGDTSAGAISIAITVVNAIMTLPAVYLVDRVGRRQLLLWSIIGMGFMSVLLGYGLDQSYKVMSAVAIVAFIACFAFGYGPVPFLLISEMAPPHAVPALSSLALSASWISSFIVAIAFLPLRDWLSVPKDPRDPQSPRTAEGRVFYVFTAMLALSAIVVWRGVPK, translated from the exons ATGCCGTCCTCCAAGGTCTACAGAGCCATCGCCTGGGCCTGTCT CGCATCGTGGTTCT ATGGCTACCACATCACCGAGCTCAACTTCCCCGCGCAAAGCCTGACATGCTACGCGCGCCCGAACGAGGTCACGCCCCTCTTGCCGAACTGCATCGGCCTCGATCAGACGCGCTACGGCATAGTGACGGCCATGCTCACTGCCGGAGGGCtggtcggctcggcgctgagcGACCGCGTTGTGAGCTCTGAGGGcatcgccggcggcatcgtctGGACCGGCTGGCTCAACCTcttcggcgcgctcctcatGGCCGGCGCACCCAACTGGCTCGTCATGCTGCTTGGCCG CTtcgtcgccggcctggcATGCGGCCTCGCAGTGTGCCTCGTGCCCCCCTTCCTCGCGACGATtgcgcgctcgacgcccgagctcgctggGCGCACCGGCCAGATCGGCACGCTGCACCAGCTCGCCATCGTGCTGGGCATCTGTTCGTCTCAGATTATCGGGTTGCTTCTGACCGGCCCG AAAGGTGACAAGCCCGGAGCATGGCGCTACGTCTGCCtcgtgcccggcgccgctTCCCTCATCCAGATCGGCATGGCGGCCCAGAGCCCTCACggcgacgccaaggtcgcaccgccgcgccgcgacgaggaggagcgtgcGGGTACTCCCACGCCTGGTGGCTACGGCGCGAGTGACGAGG CCGCTGCCCCGcttctcggcgacgccgcacccaccgccgccacacaTGCCAACTCCTCGGACCACCAGCTGTCCATCCGTGACCTGCTCTCGACGCCTGCTCTCCGCCGCccggccctcctcgtcacAGCCGTGCTCTCCCTGCAGCAATTCTCCGGCGTCAACGCCGTCCTGTTCTACTCCacccccgtcctcctcgctctctctAGGCCAGGGGACACGAGCGCAGGCGCGATCAGCATTGCCATTACCGTGGTGAACGCCATCATGACGCTCCCAGCCGTCTACCTCGTTGAC cgcgtcggccgtcgtcAGCTCCTCCTGTGGTCGATCATCGGAATGGGCTTTATGAGCGTTCTCCTCGGCTACGGCCTGGACCAGTCGTACAAGGTGATGAGCGCGGTCGCGATCGTCGCGTTCATCGCCTGCTTCGCCTTTGGGTACGGCCCGGTGCCGTTCCTGCTCATCTCTGagatggcgccgccgcatgcCGTGCCTGCGCTGTCGTCGCTTGCGCTGAGTGCGTCGTGGATCTCGAGCTTTATTGTCGCGATCGCCTTCCTGCCGCTGCGCGACTGGCTGTCGGTGCCCAAGGACCCACGGGACCCACAAAGTCCACGCACGGCAGAGGGAAGAGTGTTCTACGTCTTCACGGCAATGTTGGCACTCTCTGCCATTGTCGTCTGGCGCGGAGTGCCCAAGTGA
- the GIT4_1 gene encoding Glycerophosphocholine permease GIT4 translates to MAEKIDNHLEDSKAVEVRDAPAPEQKRFKLGSVGTIFASGSAMFSDGYANASIGPVNTILTMIYGAEVMNKHNKSTLSAIAFAGIIIGQLSFGYISDKVGRKIGMLICTSMIFVFQILAACSAGPHPQVLINCLIAFRFFAGIGIGGEYPSGSVAAAEATENSDVKKSRQQRLFVWATNTMLDFAFAIAWFVALVLLWIFGMNHLRAVWRGILLLGAIPPLVLLIARLFMEEPEAYKKHSMRHTRIPYWLIIKRYWLKLLAVSITWFIYDWITYPFGIYAGTITDQVIPNPTLYETLGWGCLINAFYIPGTVVGSFVADYIGPKYAMITGLLLQAIFGFALSGGYNSLTANGKIAGFAVMYGLFLSFGELGPGNNLGLLASKAIGPTAARGQLYGIAAAIGKVGAFIGTYTFPYIQADLDKRGKYLSNTGLFWIGSALAVFSAIITFLFIPNIKVDSMVEEDHLFREYLAANGYDVSQIGEPGYTEADVAAGTAHPELGHK, encoded by the exons ATGGCCGAGAAGATCGACAACCATCTCGAGGACAGCAAGGCAGTCGAGGTGCGCGAtgcgcccgcgcccgagcAGAAGCGCTTCAAGCTGGGCTCGGTCGGAac CATCTTTGCGTCCGGCTCGGCCATGTTCTCGGACGGCTATGCCAACGCCTCGATCGGCCCCGTCAACACGATCCTCACGATGATctacggcgccgaggtcatgAACAAGCACAACAAGAGCACGCTGAGCGCCATTGCGTTCGCGGGCATCATTATCGGCCAGCTTT CCTTCGGCTACATCTCGGACAAGGTCGGCCGCAAGATTGGTATGCTCATCTGCACGTCCATG ATCTTCGTCTTCCAGATCCtcgcggcctgctcggccggcccccacccccaggTCCTCATCAACTGTCTCATTGCTTTCCGCTTCTTCGCCGGTATCGGTATCGGCGGCGAGTACCCCTCTGGCtctgtcgccgctgccgaggccaccGAGAACTCGGACGTCAAGAAgtcgcgccagcagcgcctgTTCGTGTGGGCGACTAACACGATGCTCGACTTTGCCTTTGCCATCGCATGGTTTGTcgccctcgtgctcctcTGGATCTTTGGCATGAACCACCTCCGCGCTGTGTGGCGTGgtatcctcctcctcggcgccatcccCCCGCTTGTGCTGCTCATCGCCCGTCTGTTCATggaggagcccgaggcgtACAAGAAGCACTCGATGCGCCACACCCGCATCCCGTACTGGCTCATCATTAAGCGCTATTGgctcaagctcctcgccgtctccATCACCTGGTTCATCTACGACTGGATCACCTACCCCTTCGGCATCTACGCCGGCACCATCACCGACCAGGTCATCCCCAACCCTACGCTGTACGAGACGCTCGGCTGGGGCTGTCTCATCAACGCGTTCTACATCcccggcaccgtcgtcggctcgttTGTCGCCGACTACATTGGCCCCAAGTACGCCATGATCACGGGTCTCCTCCTCCAGGCCATCTTTGGCTTTGCCCTCTCGGGCGGGTACAACAGCCTTACCGCCAACGGCAAGATTGCCGGCTTCGCCGTCATGTACGGTCTCTTCCTGTCGTTTGGTGAGCTCGGCCCCGGCAACAACCTTGGTCTCCTCGCCTCCAAGGCCATCggccccaccgccgcccgcggaCAGCTGTACGGCATCGCCGCGGCGATCGGCAAGGTTGGCGCCTTCATCGGCACCTACACCTTCCCGTACATccaggccgacctcgacaagcGCGGCAAGTACCTCTCGAACACGGGTCTCTTCTGGATCGGttccgccctcgccgtcttctccGCCATCATCACCTTCCTCTTCATCCCCAACATCAAGGTCGACTCcatggtcgaggaggaccaCCTCTTCCGCGagtacctcgccgccaacggctACGACGTCAGCCAGATCGGCGAGCCCGGATACACCGAGGCCGATGTCGCTGCCGGCACTGCCcaccccgagctcggccacaAGTAA
- the SPAC18B11.02c gene encoding putative protein: MTELGQASQSQAQAPEATQPKAPTPDTTPAVAPTDDAERERLAKEARLAMYPNGMHPMLRYCKPYWWPYKTFAKQRWLGRRLLEVVATEFRDRSVDYYRHALECGVTRVNGVPAYPDYILRDGDRLDNTVHRHEPPVSNDPVLVLHVDKEREFIVISKPGSLAVHAAGRYFKHTLLEILKSDHGIKAYSVNRLDRLTSGLMILATSGKAAARLADEFMEGKVKKEYVARVRGEFPEEEITVDQPLLSVDRQMGLVIVAPEGKPSQTIFKRMSYDKERDQSVVHCRPLTGRTHQLRVHLQYLGYPIANDPLYSQESVWGPGCGKGGVDLVPQGEQTSQILAIQERRAKGNASGQSTPPPIPDDSDRLAGRETGPEIGPNKNAFKPREFDNVDITSPIYLSQQARNVIGALRRQRDEAEDWVKWKEVVWATKKAQDGLEGSDSNSGASTPQRKIPHPSVNQSIKRVKAVDREMFEDNPNPLPAPEYIPEGFCHQCFIPVADDPDPETLFIYLHALRYHTEHLGTWETPLPRWAGEKWDGDWRGWDGAPPVTVLPGKVAGGAAPAEEAGAEAKAEAKEAEIA; encoded by the exons ATGACCGAACTAGGACAGGCCTCGCAAtcacaagcacaagcaccaGAAGCAACACAACCAAAAGCCCCCACGCCGGACACgacccccgccgtcgcccccaccgacgacgctgagcgcgagcgcctaGCCAAGGAGGCAAGGCTCGCAATGTACCCGAACGGCATGCACCCCATGCTGCGGTACTGCAAGCCATACTGGTGGCCATACAAGACGTTTGCCAAGCAGCGGTGGCTTGGCCGGCggctgctcgaggtcgtcgcgacCGAGTTCCGCGATCGGTCCGTGGACTACTAC CGGCACGCGCTCGAGTGCGGCGTGACGAGGGTGAACGGCGTGCCCGCGTACCCCGACTACAttctgcgcgacggcgaccgcctcga CAACACGGTGCACCGGCACGAGCCGCCCGTGTCCAACGACCCGGTGCTCGTCCTCCACGTGgacaaggagcgcgagtTTATCGTCATCTCCAAGCCAGGCAGTCTGGCCGTGCACGCCGCGGGACGGTACTTCAAGCACACGCTGCTCGAGATCCTCAAGTCGGACCACGGGATCAAGGCGTATT CGGTCAACCGCCTTGACCGGCTCACTTCTGGCCTCATGATCCTCGCGACGTcgggcaaggccgccgcgcgactcgccgacGAGTTCATGGAgggcaaggtcaagaaggagtatgtggcgcgcgtgcgcggcgagttccccgaggaggagatcaCGGTCGACCAGCCCCTGTTGTCTGTCGACAGGCAGATGGGCCTCGTGATTGTCGCTCCGGAGGGCAAGCCGTCGCAGACGATCTTCAAGCGCATGAGCTATGACAAGGAGCGTGACCAGAGTGTGGTGCATTGCAGGCCGCTGACCGGCAGGA CGCACCAACTCCGCGTCCACCTTCAGTACCTGGGCTACCCGATCGCCAACGACCCCTTGTACTCGCAAGAGTCCGTCTGGGGGCCAGGGTGTGGCAAGggtggcgtcgacctcgtgccGCAGGGCGAACAGACGAGCCAGATCCTCGCGATccaggagcgccgcgccaaggGCAACGCAAGCGGgcagtcgacgccgccgccaatcCCAGACGACTCGGACCGGCTCGCCGGGCGCGAGACGGGCCCAGAGATCGGGCCGAACAAGAACGCGTTCAAGCCGCGCGAGTTTGACAACGTGGACATCACGAGCCCGATCTACCTCTcgcagcaggcgcgcaaCGTGATCGGCGCGCTgaggcggcagcgcgacgaggccgaggactGGGTCAAGTGGAAAGAAGTGGTCTGGGCGACCAAGAAGGCGCAGGACGGGCTGGAAGGGAGCGACAGCAATagcggcgcgagcacgccgcagcgcaaGATCCCGCACCCGAGCGTCAACCAGTCAATCAAGcgcgtcaaggccgtcgaccgCGAGATGTTCGAGGACAACCCCAACCCGCTCCCGGCGCCAGAGTACATCCCCGAAGGGTTCTGCCACCAGTGCTTTATCCCCGTCGCGGACGACCCGGACCCCGAGACGCTGTTTATCTACCTCCACGCGCTGCGGTACCACACCGAGCACTTGGGTACTTGGGagacgccgctgccccgctgggcgggcgagaaGTGGGACGGCGACTGGCGCGGGtgggacggcgcgccgcccgtgaCTGTGTTGCCGGGCAAggtggcgggcggtgcggcgccggcggaggaggcgggggccgaggctaaggccgaggccaaggaggcaGAGATCGCTTAG